One part of the Pseudomonadota bacterium genome encodes these proteins:
- a CDS encoding alpha/beta fold hydrolase: MPIVHDSSYRCPPGLGNGHVQTIVARIGRRVDPVPYRRERIDTPDGDFLDLDWSRVGSRRLAVICHGLEGSSAGAYVVGMARALNDAGFDALAWNYRGCSGEMNRTARFYHSGATDDLTVVLAHATPGYAQIVLVGFSLGGNLVLKHAGEQGAGIDPRIHRIVAFSVPCDLGAAARALSSGFSRVYLARFLTSLKRKIEAKRHLLPPHINTRDYGAIRTFGDFDDRFTAPLHGFRDAHDYWEICSSKRFLSAIRVPSLIVNARNDPFLTDDCLPYEQARSSPWVFLEVTEAGGHVGFMSGNVRFRGRWWTEKRALAFIEAPLDIDASRPSVSAARGVSVEPALASEGETA, translated from the coding sequence ATGCCCATCGTCCATGACAGCAGCTATCGTTGCCCCCCCGGCCTTGGCAATGGCCATGTCCAGACCATCGTGGCGCGTATCGGTCGTCGTGTCGACCCCGTGCCGTACCGTCGCGAGCGCATCGATACACCGGACGGCGACTTCCTCGACCTCGACTGGTCACGTGTCGGGTCGCGACGGCTCGCCGTGATCTGCCATGGTCTCGAGGGCAGCAGTGCGGGCGCCTACGTCGTGGGCATGGCGCGCGCGCTCAACGACGCCGGCTTCGACGCCCTCGCCTGGAACTACCGCGGATGCAGCGGAGAGATGAACCGCACCGCCCGCTTCTACCACAGCGGCGCAACCGACGATCTGACCGTCGTGCTCGCCCACGCGACCCCAGGATATGCCCAGATCGTGCTCGTGGGGTTCAGCCTGGGCGGCAACCTCGTTCTGAAGCACGCGGGGGAGCAGGGCGCGGGCATCGACCCCCGCATCCACCGCATCGTGGCCTTCTCGGTGCCGTGCGATCTCGGTGCTGCTGCCCGCGCGCTCTCGAGCGGATTCAGTCGCGTGTACCTGGCGCGCTTCCTCACTTCGCTCAAGCGCAAGATCGAGGCCAAGCGCCATCTCCTCCCGCCGCACATCAACACCCGGGACTACGGCGCCATTCGCACATTTGGTGATTTCGACGATCGCTTCACCGCGCCGCTGCACGGCTTTCGAGACGCGCACGACTACTGGGAGATCTGCAGCAGCAAGCGCTTCCTCTCTGCCATACGGGTTCCATCGCTCATCGTCAACGCGCGAAACGACCCCTTTCTCACCGATGACTGCCTGCCCTACGAGCAGGCGCGCAGCAGCCCCTGGGTCTTCCTCGAGGTGACCGAGGCCGGTGGTCACGTGGGGTTCATGTCTGGCAACGTGCGCTTTCGCGGTCGCTGGTGGACCGAGAAGCGCGCCCTCGCGTTCATCGAGGCCCCCCTCGACATCGACGCCTCTCGCCCGTCGGTCTCCGCCGCGCGGGGCGTGTCTGTGGAGCCGGCCCTCGCGTCGGAGGGAGAAACGGCTTGA
- a CDS encoding SigB/SigF/SigG family RNA polymerase sigma factor yields the protein MAPPQDHPRAAKRRTRMQEPIETAVADPVGSAPPQGNHRRPTAERAAASHERDDTQQIFEEFCRTRDPELRARLVERHTRLVRHIAYKFANRGEPVEDLIQVGSLALVKAIDRYNPSVGAAFTTYATPTIIGEIKRYFRDLAWTMRVPRSLQELRLQVNRTSEQLSQTLGRIPTVREIAAALNVSQEQVLEAEEMGSGHGLTSLDIEVDNGDDARMSRLLDFMGESEGGYGHVENRLQLQRAIGALNPQQRAVIYLRYYAGLSQSACARQLGVSQMQVSRLQSQVLKRLRALLQEHIA from the coding sequence ATGGCCCCGCCGCAAGACCATCCACGCGCGGCGAAACGGAGAACCCGAATGCAAGAGCCCATCGAAACCGCTGTTGCGGATCCAGTCGGGTCAGCCCCCCCCCAGGGGAACCATCGCCGCCCGACTGCTGAGAGAGCGGCGGCCAGTCATGAAAGAGACGATACCCAGCAGATCTTCGAGGAGTTCTGCCGAACCCGCGACCCGGAGCTTCGCGCGCGCCTCGTGGAGCGCCACACGCGCCTGGTCCGGCACATCGCCTACAAGTTCGCCAATCGCGGAGAGCCTGTCGAAGACCTGATCCAGGTCGGCAGCCTGGCCCTCGTGAAAGCCATCGACCGCTACAACCCGAGCGTGGGCGCGGCCTTCACCACCTACGCCACGCCCACCATCATCGGCGAGATCAAGCGCTACTTCCGCGATCTCGCCTGGACGATGCGCGTGCCAAGAAGCCTGCAGGAGCTGCGTCTGCAGGTCAACCGCACCAGCGAGCAGCTCTCACAGACCCTCGGGCGCATCCCCACGGTGCGTGAGATCGCCGCGGCGCTCAACGTCAGCCAGGAGCAGGTGCTCGAGGCCGAGGAGATGGGGTCGGGCCACGGGCTCACCTCGCTCGACATCGAGGTCGACAATGGCGATGACGCCAGGATGTCACGCCTTCTCGACTTCATGGGCGAGTCTGAGGGGGGATACGGCCATGTGGAGAATCGGCTCCAGCTGCAGCGCGCCATCGGCGCCCTCAACCCGCAGCAGCGCGCCGTCATCTACCTGCGCTACTACGCGGGACTGTCGCAGAGCGCGTGCGCGCGTCAGCTCGGCGTATCGCAGATGCAGGTCTCCCGCCTGCAGAGCCAGGTTCTGAAGCGGTTGCGCGCCCTGTTGCAGGAGCATATCGCATGA
- a CDS encoding M20/M25/M40 family metallo-hydrolase → MRRTLPILALLVSLALASPPARAQSPVDAAAKAAPQLLADYLKIDNTNPPGNELAACRFLEAHLAKAGLKSTVWESAPGRGNLLAVLPGRNPSLGALILLSHSDVVPADPRYWKHPPFSGRITDGRIWGRGALDMKGMGILETQAFIALAKSGLPVERTVMLLVVADEEMGADAGVKWMFEHHPEVFKNVAGIINEEGPGLLENGRLKFWEVRPGQKGIAWLQLIAKGTPGHGSLPFRDAAPNRLIRALDRVLAYETPIQVLPEAQQFFAQISALETDPKHAAQLRDVRASLRDPEFSRWFFSNRVWNAMVRNTITLTQLEASNKTNVIPPQATAALDCRLLPGQDTTTFIESIQKLVAPEGVEVKGLDLETAVAASPTNTELFRVISGVIGEWFPKALVVTPYSRAANDSRYFQEKGIVSYGFVPFALTQGELDTMHGNDESVSVENVERGVRMLYDVVKRFSTK, encoded by the coding sequence ATGCGCCGAACTCTGCCGATTCTTGCCCTGCTCGTCTCGCTCGCGCTCGCCTCCCCGCCCGCGCGCGCCCAGTCACCCGTTGATGCGGCCGCCAAGGCCGCGCCACAGCTGCTGGCCGATTACCTGAAGATCGACAACACGAATCCACCCGGAAACGAGCTGGCGGCCTGTCGCTTCCTCGAAGCCCATCTTGCCAAGGCCGGGCTCAAGAGCACCGTGTGGGAGTCGGCGCCGGGACGCGGCAACCTGCTCGCCGTGCTGCCCGGGCGCAACCCATCGCTGGGCGCGCTCATCCTGCTCTCACACAGCGACGTGGTTCCAGCCGACCCACGATACTGGAAGCACCCGCCGTTCAGCGGACGCATCACTGACGGGCGCATCTGGGGCCGAGGCGCCCTCGACATGAAGGGCATGGGCATTCTCGAGACCCAGGCGTTCATCGCCCTGGCAAAGAGCGGCCTCCCCGTGGAGCGCACCGTCATGCTGCTCGTCGTGGCAGACGAGGAGATGGGCGCAGACGCCGGCGTGAAGTGGATGTTCGAGCACCACCCCGAGGTGTTCAAGAACGTGGCGGGCATCATCAACGAAGAGGGGCCCGGCCTGCTTGAGAACGGCCGGCTGAAGTTCTGGGAGGTGCGCCCCGGCCAGAAGGGCATCGCCTGGCTGCAGCTGATTGCCAAGGGCACGCCGGGGCACGGTTCGCTGCCCTTTCGCGACGCCGCGCCCAATCGCTTGATCAGAGCCCTCGACCGCGTGCTCGCCTATGAGACCCCGATACAGGTACTGCCCGAGGCGCAGCAGTTCTTCGCCCAGATATCCGCGCTCGAGACCGACCCGAAGCACGCCGCCCAGCTGCGCGATGTGCGCGCCTCGCTGCGCGACCCCGAGTTCTCGCGCTGGTTCTTCTCGAACCGGGTATGGAACGCCATGGTACGCAACACCATCACCCTCACCCAGCTCGAGGCGAGCAACAAGACCAACGTCATCCCGCCCCAGGCCACCGCGGCCCTCGACTGCCGCCTGCTGCCCGGACAAGACACCACCACCTTCATCGAGAGCATCCAGAAGCTCGTGGCGCCCGAAGGGGTCGAGGTAAAAGGACTCGATCTCGAAACCGCGGTAGCCGCCTCACCGACCAACACCGAGCTCTTCCGGGTCATCAGCGGGGTCATCGGCGAGTGGTTCCCGAAGGCCCTGGTGGTCACGCCCTACTCGCGGGCCGCCAACGACAGTCGCTACTTCCAGGAGAAGGGCATCGTGTCGTACGGCTTCGTGCCCTTCGCCCTCACCCAGGGCGAGCTCGACACCATGCACGGCAATGACGAGAGCGTCTCGGTGGAGAACGTCGAGCGCGGCGTGCGCATGCTCTACGATGTGGTGAAGCGCTTCTCCACGAAGTGA
- a CDS encoding type II toxin-antitoxin system VapC family toxin, translated as MSRLLLDTHVLLWALVSPSRLSRKVRELLRDPATAVVVSAASAWEISTKHRLGKLHEAHAVVESYRDHLRYFQADELAITSAHALAAGSFSQAHRDPFDRMLAAQSLLEGLPLVTDDEVFKLFPVAIVW; from the coding sequence TTGAGCCGCCTGCTGCTCGACACCCACGTCTTGCTGTGGGCTCTTGTCAGCCCTTCCCGGCTGTCTCGAAAGGTGCGAGAGCTCCTACGTGATCCGGCCACTGCGGTGGTGGTCTCCGCGGCCAGCGCCTGGGAGATCTCGACTAAGCACAGGCTGGGCAAGTTGCATGAGGCCCACGCGGTGGTCGAGAGCTACCGCGATCACCTTCGGTACTTTCAGGCCGACGAGCTGGCCATCACCTCGGCGCATGCGCTCGCTGCGGGTTCGTTCTCGCAGGCACATCGTGATCCGTTTGATCGAATGCTGGCCGCGCAGAGCCTCCTCGAAGGGCTGCCCCTCGTCACCGACGACGAGGTGTTCAAACTGTTTCCTGTCGCCATCGTCTGGTAG
- a CDS encoding type II toxin-antitoxin system Phd/YefM family antitoxin — MKPRIVNVHEAKTHLSRLLEEVREGHEIIVAKGGKPCARLVPLEQPAERPMGFVKGRVTKAFFEPLPEDEMVGWEPA, encoded by the coding sequence ATGAAACCTCGAATCGTCAACGTGCACGAAGCCAAGACGCACCTGTCCAGGTTGCTCGAAGAGGTGCGAGAAGGCCACGAGATCATCGTAGCCAAGGGAGGCAAGCCCTGTGCTCGCCTCGTTCCTCTCGAGCAACCTGCCGAGCGCCCCATGGGGTTCGTGAAAGGTCGCGTCACGAAAGCTTTCTTCGAGCCGTTGCCCGAAGACGAGATGGTGGGCTGGGAGCCTGCTTGA
- a CDS encoding chemotaxis protein produces MNLESAIEAHSQWKVRFRTAVTNGERLDVSMLEKNNVFELGAWLAGEAKAKYGRLRAYETCFTQHAAFHKEAARVALAINEGRHAEALAMLEPGTPFYAISSDVCVAIMRLRNEAALSS; encoded by the coding sequence GTGAATCTCGAAAGCGCAATCGAAGCCCACAGCCAGTGGAAGGTCCGGTTTCGCACCGCCGTCACGAACGGGGAGCGGCTCGACGTGTCGATGCTCGAAAAGAACAACGTCTTTGAGCTGGGTGCCTGGCTGGCAGGCGAGGCGAAAGCGAAGTATGGCCGCCTGCGTGCGTACGAGACGTGCTTCACGCAGCACGCCGCCTTCCACAAGGAGGCCGCCAGGGTGGCGCTTGCCATCAACGAGGGCCGTCACGCAGAGGCGCTCGCGATGCTGGAGCCGGGCACGCCTTTCTACGCGATCTCGAGCGACGTCTGCGTCGCGATCATGCGCCTTCGCAACGAGGCGGCCCTCTCATCTTGA
- the hrpB gene encoding ATP-dependent helicase HrpB, with translation MTALPVDAVLERIRAACALGNVVVLAPPGSGKTTRVPCALSGRVRVVEPRRLAARMAATWVARERGGQVGDEVGYQVRFDARVGPSTRVQFVTDGVMMRQLIEDPELRDVDVVVIDEFHERRLNTDLALAWLRRLQATARPDLRIVVMSATFDPGPVAAWLSGAEVVETSGRQFDVRVEYAHVDDRPLDSRVAAAVRGALDADAGDVLVFLPGAAEIRRCMEACAASLADRGVDARPLHGDLSLEQQAAAITPGARRRVVFATNVAESSLTVEGVTTVIDSGLVRRVRTLPWSGLEEVRVEKVSRASADQRAGRAGRVRPGRCVRLYASHDYVHRIANEAPEIGSADLSEMVLMLRGAGVADVRSLPWLDAPPSVALAQAEALLARLGAFEGEAISALGRRMLALPLSPRLARLALEAERLGAVDDGRLAAAILSEGDPRRDARTRFGSGERARRVRSGPSDVLAMVEAYRARHDLDTRVAKRIEALDRQLRRWLAPVSSGGGDDALQRAVLAAWPDRVARRRRRDGAFELLLSGGGTARLSEASEVSEADLVVCVDAEERAGGTLVRVASEIEASWLLDLCIDHVHETDERRWNAKSERVELVRSLMYDRLVLDETRVNPPRDAATAAVLGEAARAVGVRAFTDVESVEGYLNRVAFAATLMPPEERPLLGEAALIDVLEALCDGCLSFDEVREAAGRGGFLACLEQRLAPQARRQVDRLAPTHVQLPSRRVAVCYEAERLPYIASRLQDFFGLREGPRVGDGQAPLVLHLLAPNQRPVQITTDLAGFWVRTYPSVRRELSRRYPRHAWPEDPTRLGG, from the coding sequence GTGACCGCGCTTCCGGTTGATGCGGTTCTCGAGCGCATTCGCGCGGCGTGTGCGCTGGGGAACGTTGTGGTGCTCGCCCCGCCCGGGTCAGGGAAGACCACGCGCGTGCCGTGCGCGCTGAGCGGGCGGGTCCGTGTCGTGGAGCCTCGGAGGCTTGCGGCCCGCATGGCCGCGACCTGGGTGGCGCGTGAGCGCGGGGGGCAGGTGGGTGACGAGGTCGGCTATCAGGTGCGCTTCGACGCACGTGTGGGGCCGTCGACGCGGGTGCAGTTCGTCACCGACGGGGTGATGATGCGCCAGCTCATCGAAGACCCAGAGCTGCGCGACGTCGACGTGGTGGTGATCGACGAGTTCCACGAGCGCCGCTTGAACACCGATCTGGCGCTGGCCTGGCTGAGACGCCTGCAGGCGACGGCCCGCCCGGATCTGCGCATCGTGGTGATGTCGGCGACCTTCGATCCCGGTCCTGTCGCGGCGTGGCTGAGTGGGGCTGAGGTGGTGGAGACCTCGGGGCGGCAGTTCGACGTGCGCGTCGAATATGCGCACGTCGATGACCGCCCGCTCGACAGCCGTGTTGCGGCGGCGGTGCGCGGCGCTCTCGACGCCGACGCGGGCGATGTGCTGGTCTTCTTGCCGGGGGCAGCCGAGATCCGGCGTTGCATGGAGGCCTGCGCGGCTTCGCTGGCCGATCGAGGCGTTGATGCCCGTCCGCTGCACGGCGATCTCTCTCTCGAGCAGCAGGCGGCCGCGATCACGCCCGGGGCGCGACGGCGGGTGGTGTTCGCCACCAACGTGGCTGAGTCTTCGCTCACGGTCGAGGGGGTGACCACGGTCATCGACAGCGGACTCGTGCGTCGCGTGCGCACCTTGCCGTGGTCCGGGCTCGAAGAGGTGCGCGTCGAGAAGGTGAGTCGCGCCTCGGCCGACCAGCGCGCGGGTCGCGCGGGCCGCGTGCGTCCAGGTCGTTGCGTGCGACTGTATGCCAGTCATGACTATGTTCACCGCATTGCAAATGAGGCCCCCGAGATCGGGAGCGCTGATCTGAGCGAGATGGTTCTCATGCTGCGAGGTGCGGGTGTAGCCGATGTGCGCAGCCTGCCTTGGCTCGATGCGCCTCCGTCGGTGGCGCTGGCACAGGCGGAAGCCCTTCTGGCGCGTCTGGGTGCTTTTGAAGGCGAGGCGATCAGCGCGCTCGGCCGCCGCATGCTCGCCTTGCCCCTGTCGCCCCGCCTCGCCCGCCTCGCGCTGGAGGCGGAGCGTCTCGGAGCGGTGGATGATGGGCGTCTTGCCGCCGCCATCCTGTCTGAAGGAGACCCTCGCCGCGATGCGCGCACCCGCTTCGGGAGCGGCGAGAGAGCGCGCAGGGTGCGCAGCGGTCCGTCGGATGTGCTCGCCATGGTCGAGGCATACCGCGCTCGCCACGACCTCGACACGCGGGTGGCGAAGCGCATCGAGGCCCTCGATCGGCAGCTTCGCCGCTGGCTTGCGCCCGTTTCATCGGGTGGAGGAGACGATGCGCTGCAGCGAGCCGTTCTCGCTGCCTGGCCGGATCGGGTGGCCCGCCGCCGACGTCGCGACGGCGCGTTCGAGCTGCTCCTCTCGGGCGGGGGAACGGCTCGCCTGTCGGAGGCTTCCGAGGTGAGCGAGGCCGATCTGGTGGTGTGCGTCGATGCCGAGGAGCGGGCAGGGGGGACGCTGGTGCGAGTGGCCAGCGAGATCGAGGCGTCGTGGCTGCTCGACCTGTGCATCGACCACGTGCACGAGACCGACGAGCGGCGGTGGAACGCAAAGAGCGAGCGGGTCGAGCTGGTGCGCAGCCTCATGTACGACCGTCTCGTGCTCGACGAGACGCGGGTCAATCCGCCCCGCGACGCGGCCACGGCTGCGGTTCTGGGCGAGGCGGCCCGCGCCGTGGGGGTTCGCGCGTTCACCGATGTGGAGAGCGTCGAAGGGTATTTGAATCGCGTGGCGTTCGCGGCCACCCTCATGCCCCCCGAAGAGCGACCGCTGCTGGGCGAGGCGGCCCTCATCGACGTGCTGGAAGCGCTCTGCGATGGCTGCTTGTCGTTCGATGAGGTGCGTGAGGCGGCGGGCAGGGGAGGGTTTTTGGCGTGCCTCGAGCAGCGGCTCGCGCCGCAGGCCCGTCGTCAGGTCGATCGCCTTGCCCCCACCCATGTGCAGCTTCCGAGCCGACGCGTAGCAGTGTGCTACGAAGCCGAGCGCCTGCCCTACATCGCCTCTCGCCTGCAAGACTTCTTCGGTCTTCGCGAAGGCCCTCGCGTAGGTGACGGGCAGGCTCCACTTGTGCTCCACCTCCTGGCACCCAACCAGCGCCCTGTGCAGATCACCACCGATCTCGCCGGGTTCTGGGTACGAACCTATCCGTCTGTGCGCCGTGAGCTGTCACGTCGGTATCCGCGGCATGCCTGGCCGGAAGACCCCACGCGGCTGGGGGGGTAG
- a CDS encoding alpha/beta fold hydrolase: protein MLSNEPVFRDGARGEACLLLHGLGGGSFEMSLLAEHLHHLGYAVQTVNYPGHDRPSAIMPASRWEQWYTHVEQAWLSLRRRYPRVSVIGFSTGSLLGLHLAARHPVDTLVALSPFLAVRHQWYYVLRPEAYLFSIGHLLPFVPKMSAPLKDREMARQVSNATWFRTFSLASARSAVALIAEVKRELRNVHCPILVMQSPHDRVVDPNGAEYLFREVGARIKKMHWLRRSDHIITLDLERDEVFERVASFLHACVDAGEAAV, encoded by the coding sequence ATGCTGAGCAACGAACCCGTCTTTCGTGACGGGGCCCGCGGTGAAGCCTGTCTGCTGCTTCACGGACTGGGCGGGGGCAGCTTCGAGATGAGCCTCCTGGCAGAGCATCTGCACCACCTCGGCTATGCCGTGCAGACCGTGAACTACCCTGGCCACGACCGTCCCTCAGCGATCATGCCCGCCTCCCGATGGGAGCAGTGGTATACCCACGTCGAACAGGCCTGGCTCTCACTGAGGCGCCGATACCCCCGCGTGTCGGTGATCGGGTTCTCCACGGGCAGCCTTCTCGGGCTGCATCTCGCAGCCCGCCACCCCGTCGACACGCTGGTGGCCCTCAGCCCTTTCCTGGCCGTTCGCCATCAGTGGTACTACGTTCTGCGCCCAGAGGCCTACCTCTTCTCCATCGGACACCTGTTGCCGTTCGTGCCCAAGATGAGCGCCCCGCTCAAAGATCGGGAGATGGCACGCCAGGTCAGCAACGCCACCTGGTTTCGCACGTTCAGCCTTGCCTCTGCGCGCAGCGCCGTCGCGCTCATCGCCGAGGTGAAGCGCGAGCTGCGCAACGTGCACTGCCCGATTCTCGTGATGCAGTCACCCCATGACCGTGTGGTCGATCCGAACGGGGCCGAATATCTCTTCCGCGAGGTCGGGGCACGCATCAAGAAGATGCACTGGCTGCGCCGCTCCGATCACATCATCACGCTCGACCTCGAGCGCGACGAGGTCTTCGAGCGTGTGGCGAGCTTCCTGCACGCCTGCGTCGACGCGGGTGAAGCCGCGGTCTGA
- a CDS encoding glycogen synthase, with amino-acid sequence MRVLFLAAEAAPWVKVGGLADVAGALPAALRRLDIDVRLMLPRYGTIHPGQVGLTKILDNFPTPLEWRGEESQVWGCDEGRTLFVENHHFFGSRGRVYGEGDDAERFVLFCRAALQACHRAGWMPDVVHAHDWHAAAAVRIAWAAPMRPGLVFTIHNIAHQGLFGPSKWPLIGVYDAHGPVNLMEQALRTADVITTVSPTYADEIRRPEYGLGLDGVLRERHGRLVGVLNGIDTDDYNPMTDRRIAARFSVDGLDGKAACKRELQAAMGLPQRPDVPLIGVVTRLDPQKGIDLIVKSFHEILHYSDAQMVLLGSGADSYEHSIRMAAAGNPSRIACHIGFNADLARRIYAGSDMFLMPSSFEPCGLAQMISMRYGTLPIARATGGLVDTITDRGGGSGTGYLFGRYSKDEMLGAIGRALGDYRHRESWQQAMRRAMLTDVSWERSARVYADIYRWAASVR; translated from the coding sequence ATGAGAGTACTGTTCCTGGCCGCAGAGGCCGCCCCCTGGGTGAAGGTTGGAGGCCTGGCCGATGTTGCAGGTGCGCTGCCTGCTGCGCTGCGCCGGCTAGACATCGATGTTCGGCTGATGCTTCCGCGCTACGGGACCATCCATCCGGGCCAGGTGGGGCTCACGAAGATCCTCGACAACTTTCCCACCCCTCTCGAGTGGCGGGGGGAGGAGAGCCAGGTCTGGGGGTGTGATGAAGGCCGCACCCTGTTCGTCGAGAACCACCACTTCTTCGGCTCTCGGGGGAGGGTCTACGGCGAGGGCGACGACGCGGAGCGCTTCGTCCTCTTCTGTCGCGCCGCGCTTCAGGCGTGTCACCGGGCGGGTTGGATGCCCGACGTCGTGCACGCGCACGACTGGCATGCGGCCGCGGCGGTTCGAATCGCGTGGGCGGCCCCCATGCGTCCGGGGCTCGTGTTCACCATTCACAACATCGCCCACCAAGGGCTGTTCGGCCCATCGAAGTGGCCGCTCATCGGCGTGTATGACGCCCACGGCCCCGTCAATCTTATGGAGCAGGCGCTTCGCACAGCAGACGTGATCACCACGGTGAGCCCCACCTACGCTGACGAGATCCGCAGACCAGAGTACGGCCTCGGTCTCGACGGCGTGCTGCGCGAGCGTCACGGGCGCCTGGTCGGGGTGCTCAACGGCATCGACACCGACGACTACAACCCCATGACCGATCGTCGGATCGCGGCTCGGTTCAGTGTTGACGGCCTCGACGGGAAAGCCGCCTGCAAGCGCGAGCTGCAGGCGGCGATGGGGCTGCCGCAACGTCCAGATGTGCCGCTCATCGGTGTGGTCACCCGGCTCGATCCGCAGAAGGGCATCGATCTCATCGTGAAGAGCTTCCACGAGATCCTCCACTACAGCGACGCCCAGATGGTTCTGCTGGGCTCAGGGGCCGACAGCTACGAGCACAGCATCCGCATGGCGGCGGCCGGAAATCCAAGCCGCATCGCCTGCCACATCGGATTCAATGCCGATCTCGCGCGGCGAATCTATGCGGGCAGCGACATGTTCCTGATGCCATCGTCGTTCGAGCCATGTGGGCTTGCACAGATGATCTCGATGCGGTATGGCACGCTGCCCATCGCGCGCGCCACCGGCGGCCTCGTCGATACCATCACCGATCGCGGAGGCGGTTCGGGCACCGGCTATCTCTTCGGTCGCTACTCGAAAGACGAGATGCTGGGTGCCATCGGACGCGCATTGGGCGACTACCGTCATCGTGAGAGCTGGCAGCAGGCAATGCGTCGCGCCATGCTCACAGACGTCTCGTGGGAGAGGTCGGCCCGTGTGTATGCCGACATCTATCGCTGGGCGGCAAGCGTGCGCTGA